In the Sarcophilus harrisii chromosome 3, mSarHar1.11, whole genome shotgun sequence genome, one interval contains:
- the RPL22 gene encoding 60S ribosomal protein L22 has protein sequence MAPVKKSVMKGGKKKKQVLKFTLDCTHPVEDGIMDAANFEQFLQERIKVNGKAGNLGGGVVTIERSKSKITVTSEVPFSKRYLKYLTKKYLKKNNLRDWLRVVANSKESYELRYFQINQDEEEEEEED, from the exons ATGGCGCCCGTG AAGAAATCGGTGATGAAGGGCggcaaaaaaaagaagcaagtccTCAAATTCACCTTGGATTGTACCCATCCTGTGGAAGATGGGATTATGGATGCAGCTAATTTT GAGCAGTTTTTACAAGAACGAATCAAAGTGAACGGAAAGGCTGGTAACCTTGGCGGCGGAGTCGTAACCATTGAGAGAAGCAAGAGCAAGATAACAGTGACGTCAGAGGTTCCATTTTCTAAAAG GTATTTGAAGTACCTGACAAAGAAATACTTAAAGAAGAACAATCTTCGGGATTGGCTCCGAGTGGTGGCCAATAGCAAGGAGAGTTACGAATTACGGTACTTCCAGATCAACcaggatgaagaggaggaagaggaagaggattaA